A section of the Kribbella sp. HUAS MG21 genome encodes:
- a CDS encoding DinB family protein, giving the protein MAIETAEWTAPQVDRPAGSLTAPERDLLQGYLDFYRRTLLFKCAGLSGAELAAAPSPPSNLSLLGLIRHLTKVERIWFRIHFADVPAAPVFPPALGKDADFELVDPAQAQAAYEGLVAEWKLSDEAVAGRSLDDRFTFNGTESTLRMIYIHLIGEYARHCGHADLLREQLDGTTGA; this is encoded by the coding sequence ATGGCAATCGAAACAGCCGAGTGGACCGCGCCGCAGGTGGACCGGCCGGCCGGCTCGCTGACCGCGCCGGAACGCGACCTGCTGCAGGGCTACCTGGATTTCTACCGCCGCACGCTGCTGTTCAAGTGCGCGGGGCTGAGCGGTGCCGAGTTGGCGGCCGCGCCGTCGCCGCCGTCGAACCTGTCGCTGCTCGGCCTGATCCGGCACCTGACCAAGGTCGAGCGGATCTGGTTCCGCATCCATTTCGCCGACGTTCCCGCCGCGCCGGTGTTCCCGCCTGCGCTGGGGAAGGACGCCGACTTCGAGCTGGTCGATCCCGCTCAGGCGCAGGCGGCGTACGAGGGCCTGGTCGCCGAGTGGAAGCTCTCCGACGAGGCGGTCGCCGGCCGCTCGCTGGACGACCGGTTCACCTTCAACGGCACCGAGTCGACGCTTCGGATGATCTACATCCACCTGATCGGCGAATACGCGCGGCACTGCGGCCACGCCGATCTCTTGCGGGAACAGCTCGACGGGACCACGGGCGCGTAA
- a CDS encoding DUF4184 family protein — MPFTLAHPAAVLPLFRRPFVASALVAGAVAPDLLYVGPLYRIATQYVHGDFTLTLTHELTSALWLDPLLALLLLAVFNLVLKRPLIALAPPALAARLPVLDRLRLPGAKALLWMVVSAVVGALTHVVWDSFTHGDGYFVRQFPGFFGAQVTAVWDVNRILQYLSTVGGCVVLALWLYRWYRRAERRPAEPTIPTWVRYLVYVAAVGLAIRGAIVELGRYDGAFGGEVVVRAVLTGVVSGGLIALIAYVALWHLERLRRRTYVS; from the coding sequence GTGCCGTTCACCCTCGCCCATCCCGCGGCCGTCCTCCCGCTGTTCCGGCGGCCCTTCGTGGCTTCGGCCCTGGTGGCCGGTGCGGTGGCCCCGGACCTGCTGTACGTCGGCCCGCTCTATCGGATCGCAACGCAGTACGTCCACGGCGACTTCACGCTGACGCTGACACACGAGCTGACGTCGGCACTGTGGCTGGACCCGCTGCTGGCGCTTCTGCTGCTTGCCGTCTTCAACCTCGTGCTCAAGCGGCCGCTGATCGCGCTGGCACCACCTGCTCTCGCAGCGCGGCTGCCGGTGCTGGATCGGCTACGGCTTCCTGGCGCGAAGGCCCTGCTCTGGATGGTCGTCTCAGCGGTCGTCGGCGCGCTGACCCACGTCGTGTGGGACTCGTTCACTCACGGCGACGGGTACTTCGTCCGCCAGTTCCCCGGCTTCTTCGGGGCACAGGTCACGGCCGTGTGGGACGTGAACCGCATCCTGCAGTACCTCAGCACGGTCGGCGGCTGCGTCGTCCTGGCGCTCTGGCTGTACCGCTGGTACCGCCGCGCGGAGCGCCGACCGGCCGAGCCCACCATCCCGACCTGGGTGCGGTACCTCGTCTACGTGGCAGCGGTCGGCCTGGCGATCCGCGGAGCCATCGTGGAGCTGGGCCGGTACGACGGTGCCTTCGGCGGCGAGGTCGTCGTACGGGCGGTGCTCACCGGAGTCGTGTCCGGCGGCCTGATCGCCCTGATCGCGTACGTCGCACTGTGGCATCTGGAGCGGCTGCGGCGGCGTACGTACGTGTCGTGA